From a region of the Betta splendens chromosome 5, fBetSpl5.4, whole genome shotgun sequence genome:
- the LOC114855416 gene encoding protein kinase C delta type-like isoform X2 produces the protein MAPFLRIAFNTYDMGALTPTSEIPICAIKLKESVNTERGKTLVQRKPTLFPAWKSSFDAHINEGRVLEVVLMMSTEEPLAKATMGVAALAERCKRSKNSGRIEFWMDLQPSGKVQMAAQYFLEDVDAGPSKPSMKVSLEDGATTLNRRRGAVKQPRVHVIKNHEFIATFFGQPTFCSVCRDFVWGLNKQGYKCKQCNAAIHKRCIEMIIGRCTGTATNSRDTMFQKERFKIDMPHRFKYYNYKSPTFCDHCGSLLWGLYKQGLKCEDCAMNVHSYCQNKVANLCGINQKLLAEALGQISQKPSKKNDKSNSPDVGVYQDIQSATVDPSDRPKKGVTPPPATPVSRKHLTMNHLVFHKVLGKGSFGKVLLAELKGQGQFFAVKVLKKDVVLMDDDVECTMVEKRVLSLAWENPFLTHLYSTFQSKEHLFFVMEYLNGGDLMFHIQDKGRFDLNRAIFYSAEIIVGLQFLHSKGIIYRDLKLDNVMLDKDGHIKIADFGMCKENVFGDNKGSTFCGTPDYIAPEILLGQKYTFSVDWWSFGVLVYEMLIGQSPFQGDDEDELFESIRTDVPHYPRWITKESKTLLEQLFERDPTRRLGVVGNIRTQAFFKTVNWPALEKREVEPPFKPKVKSASDCSNFDREFLNEKPRLSHADKNLIDSMDQSAFAGFSFVNPRLEHMISK, from the exons ATGGCGCCCTTCCTCCGTATCGCCTTCAATACATATGACATGGGAGCTCTGACTCCCACGAGTGAGATTCCCATCtgtgccatcaagctgaaggagTCTGTCAACACAG AGCGAGGCAAGACATTGGTGCAGAGGAAGCCCACCTTGTTCCCAGCCTGGAAGTCTTCGTTCGATGCTCACATCAATGAGGGACGCGTCCTAGAAGTGGTCCTCATGATGAGCACAGAGGAGCCCTTGGCCAAAGCCACGATGGGCGTGGCTGCCCTGGCGGAACGCTGTAAAAGGTCCAAAAACAGCGGACGTATCGAGTTCTGGATGGACCTGCAACCGTCAGGAAAGGTCCAGATGGCTGCACAGTACTTCCTTGAAGATGTCGATGCAG GCCCGTCTAAGCCATCCATGAAGGTTTCTCTAGAGGATGGAGCCACGACtctgaacaggaggagaggcgCAGTCAAGCAGCCCCGGGTTCACGTGATTAAGAACCATGAATTCATAGCCACCTTCTTTGGCCAGCCCACCTTCTGCTCTGTGTGCAGAGACTTCGTCTG GGGACTCAACAAGCAAGGTTACAAGTGCAAAC AATGCAACGCAGCAATCCATAAGAGATGCATCGAAATGATTATTGGCAGGTGCACTGGAACAGCAACCAACAGTCGTGACACCATG ttcCAGAAAGAGCGCTTTAAAATTGACATGCCGCATCGCTTCAAGTACTATAACTACAAAAGCCCCACGTTCTGCGACCACTGTGGCAGTCTGCTGTGGGGTCTCTATAAACAGGGCCTCAAATGTGAAG ACTGTGCCATGAACGTTCATAGTTACTGTCAGAATAAAGTGGCCAATCTGTGCGGAATCAACCAGAAACTCCTGGCAGAAGCTCTGGGTCAAATCTCTCAG aaACCTTCAAAGAAAAATGATAAATCAAATTCACCAGATGTTGGCGTTTACCAGGACATTCAAAGTGCAACAGTGGACCCTAGTG ACAGACCTAAGAAGGGTGTGACCCCTCCCCCAGCAACCCCAGTTTCCAGGAAACACCTCACCATGAACCACCTGGTGTTCCACAAAGTGCTGGGCAAGGGCAGCTTTGGCAAG GTGCTGCTGGCGGAACTGAAGGGCCAGGGTCAGTTCTTTGCTGTGAAGGTTCTGAAGAAAGACGTGGTTCTCATGGACGACGACGTGGAGTGCACCATGGTGGAGAAGAGAGTGCTGTCTCTGGCTTGGGAGAACCCCTTCCTCACACACCTCTACTCCACCTTCCAGTCAAAG GAGCATCTCTTCTTTGTAATGGAATACCTGAATGGAGGCGACTTGATGTTCCACATCCAAGACAAAGGCCGCTTCGATCTCAACAGAGCCAT ATTTTACTCGGCTGAGATAATTGTGGGACTGCAGTTCCTTCACTCAAAAGGAATCAtctacag AGACCTTAAACTGGACAATGTCATGCTGGACAAGGACGGACACATAAAGATTGCCGACTTTGGCATGTGTAAAGAGAACGTGTTTGGAGACAACAAAGGCTCCACGTTCTGCGGAACGCCAGATTACATTGCGCCAGAG ATCCTTCTTGGACAGAAGTACACCTTCTCTGTGGACTGGTGGTCCTTTGGTGTGCTGGTGTACGAGATGCTCATTGGCCAGTCCCCTTTCCAAGGCGACGATGAGGACGAACTGTTTGAATCCATCAGGACGGACGTTCCTCACTACCCTCGGTGGATTACGAAGGAATCCAAGACCCTGCTGGAACAG CTGTTTGAGCGGGATCCCACTCGCAGACTGGGTGTAGTGGGAAACATCCGCACACAGGCCTTCTTTAAAACCGTCAACTGGCCTGCGCTGGAGAAGAGAGAAGTGGAGCCTCCTTTCAAACCTAAAGTG AAATCTGCCAGCGACTGCAGCAACTTTGACCGGGAGTTCCTGAACGAGAAGCCTCGTCTCTCCCACGCAGACAAAAACCTCATTGACTCCATGGACCAGTCAGCATTTGCCGGGTTTTCCTTCGTCAACCCGAGACTGGAACACATGAtaagcaaataa
- the LOC114855416 gene encoding protein kinase C delta type-like isoform X1: MAPFLRIAFNTYDMGALTPTSEIPICAIKLKESVNTERGKTLVQRKPTLFPAWKSSFDAHINEGRVLEVVLMMSTEEPLAKATMGVAALAERCKRSKNSGRIEFWMDLQPSGKVQMAAQYFLEDVDAGPSKPSMKVSLEDGATTLNRRRGAVKQPRVHVIKNHEFIATFFGQPTFCSVCRDFVWGLNKQGYKCKQCNAAIHKRCIEMIIGRCTGTATNSRDTMFQKERFKIDMPHRFKYYNYKSPTFCDHCGSLLWGLYKQGLKCEDCAMNVHSYCQNKVANLCGINQKLLAEALGQISQKPSKKNDKSNSPDVGVYQDIQSATVDPSADRPKKGVTPPPATPVSRKHLTMNHLVFHKVLGKGSFGKVLLAELKGQGQFFAVKVLKKDVVLMDDDVECTMVEKRVLSLAWENPFLTHLYSTFQSKEHLFFVMEYLNGGDLMFHIQDKGRFDLNRAIFYSAEIIVGLQFLHSKGIIYRDLKLDNVMLDKDGHIKIADFGMCKENVFGDNKGSTFCGTPDYIAPEILLGQKYTFSVDWWSFGVLVYEMLIGQSPFQGDDEDELFESIRTDVPHYPRWITKESKTLLEQLFERDPTRRLGVVGNIRTQAFFKTVNWPALEKREVEPPFKPKVKSASDCSNFDREFLNEKPRLSHADKNLIDSMDQSAFAGFSFVNPRLEHMISK; encoded by the exons ATGGCGCCCTTCCTCCGTATCGCCTTCAATACATATGACATGGGAGCTCTGACTCCCACGAGTGAGATTCCCATCtgtgccatcaagctgaaggagTCTGTCAACACAG AGCGAGGCAAGACATTGGTGCAGAGGAAGCCCACCTTGTTCCCAGCCTGGAAGTCTTCGTTCGATGCTCACATCAATGAGGGACGCGTCCTAGAAGTGGTCCTCATGATGAGCACAGAGGAGCCCTTGGCCAAAGCCACGATGGGCGTGGCTGCCCTGGCGGAACGCTGTAAAAGGTCCAAAAACAGCGGACGTATCGAGTTCTGGATGGACCTGCAACCGTCAGGAAAGGTCCAGATGGCTGCACAGTACTTCCTTGAAGATGTCGATGCAG GCCCGTCTAAGCCATCCATGAAGGTTTCTCTAGAGGATGGAGCCACGACtctgaacaggaggagaggcgCAGTCAAGCAGCCCCGGGTTCACGTGATTAAGAACCATGAATTCATAGCCACCTTCTTTGGCCAGCCCACCTTCTGCTCTGTGTGCAGAGACTTCGTCTG GGGACTCAACAAGCAAGGTTACAAGTGCAAAC AATGCAACGCAGCAATCCATAAGAGATGCATCGAAATGATTATTGGCAGGTGCACTGGAACAGCAACCAACAGTCGTGACACCATG ttcCAGAAAGAGCGCTTTAAAATTGACATGCCGCATCGCTTCAAGTACTATAACTACAAAAGCCCCACGTTCTGCGACCACTGTGGCAGTCTGCTGTGGGGTCTCTATAAACAGGGCCTCAAATGTGAAG ACTGTGCCATGAACGTTCATAGTTACTGTCAGAATAAAGTGGCCAATCTGTGCGGAATCAACCAGAAACTCCTGGCAGAAGCTCTGGGTCAAATCTCTCAG aaACCTTCAAAGAAAAATGATAAATCAAATTCACCAGATGTTGGCGTTTACCAGGACATTCAAAGTGCAACAGTGGACCCTAGTG CAGACAGACCTAAGAAGGGTGTGACCCCTCCCCCAGCAACCCCAGTTTCCAGGAAACACCTCACCATGAACCACCTGGTGTTCCACAAAGTGCTGGGCAAGGGCAGCTTTGGCAAG GTGCTGCTGGCGGAACTGAAGGGCCAGGGTCAGTTCTTTGCTGTGAAGGTTCTGAAGAAAGACGTGGTTCTCATGGACGACGACGTGGAGTGCACCATGGTGGAGAAGAGAGTGCTGTCTCTGGCTTGGGAGAACCCCTTCCTCACACACCTCTACTCCACCTTCCAGTCAAAG GAGCATCTCTTCTTTGTAATGGAATACCTGAATGGAGGCGACTTGATGTTCCACATCCAAGACAAAGGCCGCTTCGATCTCAACAGAGCCAT ATTTTACTCGGCTGAGATAATTGTGGGACTGCAGTTCCTTCACTCAAAAGGAATCAtctacag AGACCTTAAACTGGACAATGTCATGCTGGACAAGGACGGACACATAAAGATTGCCGACTTTGGCATGTGTAAAGAGAACGTGTTTGGAGACAACAAAGGCTCCACGTTCTGCGGAACGCCAGATTACATTGCGCCAGAG ATCCTTCTTGGACAGAAGTACACCTTCTCTGTGGACTGGTGGTCCTTTGGTGTGCTGGTGTACGAGATGCTCATTGGCCAGTCCCCTTTCCAAGGCGACGATGAGGACGAACTGTTTGAATCCATCAGGACGGACGTTCCTCACTACCCTCGGTGGATTACGAAGGAATCCAAGACCCTGCTGGAACAG CTGTTTGAGCGGGATCCCACTCGCAGACTGGGTGTAGTGGGAAACATCCGCACACAGGCCTTCTTTAAAACCGTCAACTGGCCTGCGCTGGAGAAGAGAGAAGTGGAGCCTCCTTTCAAACCTAAAGTG AAATCTGCCAGCGACTGCAGCAACTTTGACCGGGAGTTCCTGAACGAGAAGCCTCGTCTCTCCCACGCAGACAAAAACCTCATTGACTCCATGGACCAGTCAGCATTTGCCGGGTTTTCCTTCGTCAACCCGAGACTGGAACACATGAtaagcaaataa